A genomic window from Lotus japonicus ecotype B-129 chromosome 1, LjGifu_v1.2 includes:
- the LOC130731027 gene encoding protein FAR-RED IMPAIRED RESPONSE 1-like, with protein sequence MTESFLFHESQLIEVGLNNAQPEEVPPPAFVPPCISIDVSHLFTTDQIFPTRDDLINWVHGIAIENGYVVLITKSDSGGNGSRKAYVMLGCEKHGKYVPYRDPDLVEGTRTQKTECPFRLKGRPMKNGIDRDWRLKVMEGTHNHEPARSLLGHNFVGRLNSEEKEQVEKMSKSWVPPRKMLLTLKENNPLNLTTISQIYGACKRLRKSLRGSLTEMQHLLKKLDGDKYVHFERHEPGSEVIRDVFWAHPNAIKLFNTFPYVVIMDCTYKTNKYKIPLFEIVGLTSTDKTYSIAFCYIVNEGTDDYVWALECMKSLLADQAMLPKVIVTDRDLALLSAAKQSLPNTSHLLCLWHINKCVLAKCKLYVGTDDFAELVMGKWGEVVDAATVEEFEVQWMQLFNMCKDKYSNFTSYCSTTWLVHKEKFAKAWTNHVMHFGTTTSNRAEGAHASLKKMLRDCKGDLATSWDASHSLTCNRHTEILASFERSIHRIDHIFMFPFYTNIRGFVSNKCLQLIDDEHIRMKSYGGCDCLLRETHGLPCGCELAGHRSTTLLSINSICY encoded by the exons atgacagaatcatttttatttcatgaatcccaattgattgaagttggattgaacaatgctcaacctgaagaggtgccaccaccagcatttgtacccccgtgtataagtatagatgtctcgcatttatttacaactgatcag attttccctacccgtgatgatcttatcaattgggttcatggaattgcgattgaaaatggatatgttgtgttgatcacaaagtcagatagcggtgggaatggaagcagaaaagcttatgtcatgttggggtgcgagaagcatggtaagtatgttccctacagagaccctgaccttgttgaaggaacgagaacacaaaagacagaatgtccttttagactaaaaggacgacctatgaaaaatggcatagatagagattggcggctaaaggtgatggaaggtacacacaaccatgaaccagctaggtcactacttggccacaattttgttggtcgtctaaattccgaagagaaggagcaagtggaaaaaatgtcaaagagttgggttccaccgagaaagatgttgttgactttgaaggaaaacaatcctttaaacttgactaccatatctcagatttatggtgcttgcaagaggttaagaaaatccctccgcgggtcattgacagaaatgcaacacttgttgaagaagttggacggtgacaagtacgtccactttgaaagacatgagcctggatcggaagtcattagggatgtattttgggctcatccaaatgctatcaaactgttcaacacatttccatatgtagtgattatggattgcacatacaagacaaacaaatataaaattccattgtttgagattgttggactgacttccacagataagacatactccatagccttttgctacattgttaatgagggcacagatgactacgtttgggcactggagtgtatgaagtctctattagctgatcaagccatgttgcctaaggtgattgttactgacagggatcttgccttattgagtgctgctaagcaaagccttcccaacaccagccatttattatgcttgtggcacatcaacaagtgtgttttggcaaagtgcaaactctatgttggtacagatgattttgctgaattggttatggggaagtggggagaggtggtggatgctgcaacagttgaagaatttgaagttcaatggatgcaattgtttaatatgtgcaaggacaaatacagcaactttacctcctattgttctactacatggttggtccacaaggaaaaatttgccaaggcatggacaaatcatgtgatgcactttggaacaacaacaagtaacag ggctgagggtgcacatgccagtttgaagaagatgttgcgggattgcaagggtgacctagccacttcttgggatgcgtcgcatagtttgacatgtaatcgacatactgaaatattagcatcgtttgagcgcagtattcacagaattgatcacattttcatgttcccattttacacaaatattagaggatttgtgtcaaacaaatgcctgcagctcatcgacgatgaacatataagaatgaagtcctacggcggatgcgattgcttgttgagagagactcatggactaccttgcggttgtgaacttgcaggtcaccggtcaaccactctcttgtcaattaattctatttgttattga
- the LOC130731025 gene encoding protein MAIN-LIKE 1-like: MKNRKRSRASEDAGPTEDRHRLLHASSRRGDHAATSHAVEASAPAPVDSMQSPMVEASAPAPVEPTDRVPTPPSPMVEVPRHESPGEESSGESSSGDESSGDESSDEESSGEEGSYDEDSIPPPDVDADVVPEAQGGEEDLIQRLPPFPGGPVDLSLLTHYADHKAPWTWHALLRTDERYVDRRHLRVATAGGKVWNLACDGDSDSHRRVRELIEQTGLHQLPWCSYSETDAGLILALVERWHEETSSFHMPFGEMTITLDDVSALLHLPMGSRFYTPGRGERDECAALCAELMGGSVARYHAEFDKNRSQTIRFGVLQTLYDAALEEHRYEDAARIWLVNQLGATLFASKSGGYHTTVYWIGMLQDLGRVSEYAWGAIALATLYDQLDRASRRGTAQMGGFSSLLLGWAYEYLSDRVIIRRADPEYSQDQPRARRWVMSRVGHAGLDERRVMLDELTVDDIIWTPFEDHRAHRPRDQRAMYSGYIRTPFGRVVRRHLPERVLRQFGYIQDVPRHPSEIQTTGSLAETADAAYADFVPHLRPQGIPVTHSGEAVEEYMRWYGGVSHRFIIPDDRREEFSAVTVVRRVVDLLEQSLEVPDALAVGTHARSLTERALDLIRSSAFIGTQGVAFAAVRGAGAAGGRGRGGRARGGRARGGRARGEGAPAEGARGGRARGPRGRRGGGRGGGRGRGE, from the exons atgaagaacagaaagaggtctcgagCTAGTGAGGATGCGGGGCCTACAGAGGATAGACACCGGCtattacatgcttctagccggcgcggcgatcatgctgcGACCTCTCACGCGgttgaggcttcagctccagctccagttgattctatgcagtcgcccatggtagaggcttcagctccagctccagttgaGCCTACTGATCGAGTTCctactccgccgtctcccatggtTGAGGTACCTCGCCATGAGTCACcaggcgaggagtcatcaggcgagtcgTCATCCGGCGATGAGTCATCCGGCGATGAGTCATCCGACGAGGAGTCATCCGGCGAGGAGGGGTCATatgacgaggatagtattcctcctcctgatgttgatgctgatgtcgtgccagaggcacagggtggcgaggaggacctgatccagaggttgccgccgtttccgggggggcctgttgatctgtcgcttctcacgcattatgctgatcacaaggctccctggacgtggcatgcactcctacgcacagacgagcggtatgtggaccgtcgacacttgagggtggccacagctggggggaaggtttggaaccttgcttgtgatggtgattcagacagtcacaggagggttcgagagttgattgagcagacgggtcttcatcagctaccctggTGCAGCTACTCGGAGACAGATGCAGGCCtcattttggcccttgtggagcgatggcatgaggagactagtagcttccacatgccgtttggggagatgaccatcaccctggacgacgtgtcggctcttctccatctcccaatggggtcgaggttctatacgcctgggaggggggagagggacgagtgtgcagcgctatgtgctgagttgatgggaggatctgttgctcgttatcatgctgagtttgataagaacaggagccagactattcgctttggggtcttgcagacccTGTATGATGCTGCGTTGGagg agcaccgatatgaggacgctgcacggatttggctggtgaaccagctaggcgcgacgctctttgctagcaagagcggtGGATACCACACGACCGTCTACTGGATAGGTATGTTGCAGGATCTCGGTCGAGTGtccgagtacgcgtggggcgcaattgcgctcgctacgttgtacgaccagcttgatcgagcgtccaggagggggacggcccagatgggaggtttcAGCTCACTCTTGCTAGGATGGGcctacgagtacctttctgatcgcgtcattatccggagggcggatccggagtactcacaggaccagcctagggcgcggcggtgggttatgtcccgggtcgggcatgcaggcctcgatgagaggcgagtcatgctcgatgagctgacggtggatgacattatatggaccccatttgaggaccatcgggctcatcgaccacgggatcagagggccatgtattctggctacatccggacgccatttggccgtgttgttcgacgacatctaccagagagggttctgcgccagtttggctacatccaggatgtccctcgacacccctccgagatccagacgactgggtcccttgctgagaccgcagatgctgcctatgctgattTTGTGCCGCACCtgcgccctcaggggatccctGTTACTCATTcgggagaggctgtggaggagtacatgaggtggtatggcggtgtgtcccatcggttcatcatccctgatgataggagggaggagttcagtgctgtg acgGTTGTGCGTCGGGTcgtggacttgttggagcagtcactggaGGTGCCAGATGCTCTTGCAGTTGGCACGCATGcccgatccctcactgagagggcgctggatcttattagatccagcGCATTCATCGGTACCCAGGGagtagcctttgctgctgtccgaggagctggagctgcaggaggcagaggtcgtggaggtagagcgcgtggaggcagagcccgtggaggcagagcccgtggagagggtgcACCTGCAGAGggcgctcgtggaggcagagctcgtggacctagaggtcggaggggtggcggtaggggtggcggtaggggtcggggcgagtga
- the LOC130731029 gene encoding uncharacterized protein LOC130731029 has product MWSRHVVNALHSRLTLPPGHPATEDKWMQLPEMGYLVATRFQVVFISISSQGCWSYLPLRGEGPPPVHRVIAVGHVINHFVQLHLTPGHSMPPIALQWERYVDPISVSWCVPYVTRLHRFTSELEAWFVTFGVPLSHQSYVDITTD; this is encoded by the exons atgtggtccagacatgtggttaatgccttacattctcgactcactcttcctcctggtcatccggctaccgaggataaatggatgcaactgccagagatgggataccttgtagcaaccaggttccaagtGGTTTTCATATCCATCTCTTCTCAGGGTTGTTGGTCATACCTTCCACTAAGAGGAGAAGGTCCACCTCCTGTACATCGTGTTATAGCTGTTGgtcatgtgataaatcactttgtacag ctccatctaactcctggacattctatgccgccaattgctctccagtggGAACGGTATGTTGATCCTATATCAGTAAGCTGGTGCGTCCCATATGTTACACGTTTACACAGGTTCACATCAGAATTAGAAGCTtggtttgttacttttggtgttcctcttagtcaccaaagctatgtagacatcaccACAGACTGA
- the LOC130731028 gene encoding pentatricopeptide repeat-containing protein At4g02750-like: MRGVKRWLLLKPCSRNMCTVTASHLNYMIDACIHNNNIKQARKLLDDNPSSRNLVSWNMVMTAYVQHHQIQLARDLFDQMPLKDAVSWNIMLSGFHRTRNSNALYHCFSQMGRAGVVPNDYTISTLLRAVIGTELDVLVHQLHARAWHLALNMNVFVGSSLIRAYASLRDEAALRRVFDDILMKDVTSWNALVSGYMELGKLTEAQTTFDLMPQRNIISWTTLVNGYVKNKLINQARSVFNQMSERNVVSWTAMISGYVQNKRFMDALELFLLMFKSGTCPNHFTFSTVLDACAGCSSLLMGQQVHLCIIKSGIPEDVVSLTSLVDMYAKCGDMDAAFCVFESILNKNLVSWNSIIGGYARHGLATRALEEFDRVEKAGVTPDEVTFVNVLSACVHAGLVEEGEKHFAKMVTKYGIQAEMEHYTCMVDLYGRAGKFDEAEKLIKCMPFEPDLVLWGALLAACGLHSNAELGEYAAERIRKLESSHPISYSMLSKIQGEKGIWSSVNDVRDMMKERQVQKQQAFSWVG, from the coding sequence atgCGTGGCGTGAAGAGGTGGTTGTTGCTGAAGCCATGTTCCCGGAACATGTGTACCGTTACAGCTTCACACCTGAACTACATGATCGATGCTTGCAtacacaacaacaacataaaGCAAGCTCGCAAACTGTTAGACGACAACCCCTCATCCCGCAACCTCGTTTCATGGAACATGGTCATGACCGCCTACGTTCAACACCATCAAATTCAACTTGCCCGCGACCTGTTCGATCAAATGCCCCTGAAAGACGCTGTTTCCTGGAACATCATGCTCTCTGGTTTTCACAGAACCAGAAACTCCAATGCCCTTTACCACTGTTTCTCGCAAATGGGAAGGGCTGGTGTAGTCCCCAATGATTACACCATCTCCACATTGCTCAGAGCAGTTATTGGCACTGAGCTGGATGTTTTGGTCCACCAGCTTCATGCTCGAGCATGGCATTTGGCACTCAACATGAATGTGTTTGTTGGGTCTTCGTTGATCAGAGCCTATGCTAGTTTAAGGGACGAGGCGGCTTTACGTCGAGTGTTTGATGATATATTAATGAAAGATGTTACATCTTGGAATGCTTTAGTTTCTGGTTATATGGAACTGGGAAAATTGACTGAGGCTCAAACAACTTTTGATCTAATGCCCCAAAGAAACATAATTTCATGGACCACTTTGGTGAATGGTTATGTCAAGAACAAGCTAATTAACCAAGCAAGGTCTGTTTTTAACCAAATGAGTGAGAGGAATGTGGTGTCTTGGACGGCAATGATTAGTGGGTATGTGCAAAATAAGAGATTTATGGATGCTTTGGAGctttttctcttgatgtttAAGTCCGGGACTTGCCCCAATCATTTCACATTTTCTACTGTTTTAGATGCATGTGCTGGTTGCTCCTCTCTTCTGATGGGCCAGCAGGTTCACCTGTGTATTATCAAATCTGGCATACCAGAAGATGTTGTATCGTTGACCTCGCTTGTGGATATGTATGCAAAATGTGGGGACATGGATGCAGCATTTTGTGTTTTTGAGTCCATTCTGAATAAGAATTTGGTATCGTGGAATTCAATAATTGGCGGTTATGCAAGGCATGGGCTAGCTACCAGAGCATTGGAGGAGTTTGATAGGGTGGAAAAAGCTGGGGTTACACCTGATGAAGTTACGTTTGTGAATGTGTTGTCAGCATGTGTGCATGCTGGTCTTGTTGAAGAAGGTGAAAAGCACTTTGCTAAAATGGTGACCAAGTATGGAATCCAAGCAGAGATGGAGCATTATACTTGCATGGTGGACCTCTATGGAAGAGCAGGGAAATTTGATGAAGCAGAGAAATTGATCAAGTGTATGCCATTTGAGCCTGACTTGGTGTTGTGGGGTGCATTGCTTGCAGCTTGTGGTCTGCATTCAAATGCAGAACTTGGAGAGTATGCTGCAGAGAGGATCCGAAAACTGGAGAGTAGTCATCCTATTTCTTACTCCATGCTTTCTAAGATCCAAGGTGAGAAAGGAATATGGAGCAGTGTGAATGATGTGAGGGACATGATGAAGGAGAGACAGGTCCAAAAGCAGCAGGCTTTTAGCTGGGTTGGGTAA
- the LOC130731024 gene encoding long chain acyl-CoA synthetase 1-like, with the protein MKSFAAKVEEGIEGTNGKPTVGPVYRNLLSKNDFPPPDPELNSAWDIFSVSVKKYPQNRMLGWREFVDGKFGPYVWKTYKEVYDEVLHIGSALRACGAEPGSRIGVYGSNCPQWIVAMEACCAHSLVCVPLYDTLGAGAVNFIVDHAEVDFVFVQDKKVMQLLNPDCKSVQRLKAMVCFTSITNEEKDKANSIGIKLYSWKEFLYTGQEKPSTISPPQAYNICTIMYTSGTTGTPKGVVLTHENITSFVRGMDLFMEQFEEKMTVEDVYLSFLPLAHILDRTIEEYFFHKGASVGYYHGDTTALRDDLMELKPTLFAGVPRVFEKIYEGIKKAVEELNPLRRTVFGLLYKYKLGWMNKGYKQCNSSPLADLLAFRKVKARLGGRIRLIITGGAPLSSEVEEFLRVTSCAFVCQGYGLTETCGSTTLAFPDEMCMLGTVGPVSVYNELQLEEVPEMGYNPLGSPPSGEICLRGKSVFTGYYKDPELTREAIRDGWFHTGDIGEMQPNGVVKIIDRKKNLIKLSQGEYVALEHLENVYGITPIVEDIWVYGNSFKSSLVAVVVPNEEITKKWAYSNGHMASFTQLCSLDQLKKQVLFELKLTAERNKLKGFEHIKGVILEPHPLDMERDLVTATMKKRRNNMLKYYKVEIDEVYRSLGEDKYKL; encoded by the exons ATGAAGAGTTTTGCAGCAAAGGTTGAGGAAGGAATAGAAGGTACAAATGGCAAACCAACCGTTGGTCCAGTATATAGAAACCTCCTCTCCAAAAATGATTTTCCTCCACCGGATCCTGAATTAAATAGCGCTTGGGATATTTTCAG TGTGTCTGTTAAAAAATATCCTCAAAACCGTATGCTGGGATGGCGTGAATTTGTTGATGGAAAG TTTGGACCATATGTCTGGAAGACATATAAGGAAGTCTATGATGAAGTTCTGCATATTGGTTCAGCTTTAAGAGCATGTGGTGCTGAACCT GGCTCTCGAATTGGAGTTTATGGATCAAACTGCCCTCAGTGGATTGTGGCAATGGAG GCTTGTTGCGCGCACAGCCTGGTTTGTGTACCTCTCTATGACACCCTTG GGGCTGGTGCTGTAAATTTTATCGTCGATCACGCAGAAGTAGATTTTGTGTTTGTCCAGGATAAGAAGGTTATGCAA CTTTTGAATCCTGATTGCAAATCTGTTCAACGACTGAAAG CGATGGTGTGCTTCACTTCAATAAcaaatgaagagaaagataaggcTAACAGCATTGGAATTAAGCTATATTCATGGAAAGAGTTCTTGTACACG GGACAAGAAAAACCATCAACCATTTCACCACCTCAGGCTTATAATATCTGCACAATAATGTATACAAGTGGAACCACTGGAACCCCAAAGGGTGTTGTTTTGACGCATGAAAACATAACTTCTTTTGTAAGGGGAATGGATCTTTTCATGGAACAATTTGAAGAAAAG ATGACTGTAGAGGATGTGTATTTATCCTTCCTCCCATTGGCTCATATCCTTGATCGCACAATTGAGGAGTACTTTTTCCATAAAGGTGCATCTGTTGGCTACTACCATGGG GATACAACTGCATTGAGGGATGATTTGATGGAATTGAAGCCAACATTGTTTGCTGGGGTCCCTCGGGTCTTTGAAAAGATCTATGAAG GTATCAAGAAAGCAGTGGAAGAACTCAATCCATTGAGGAGAACAGTTTTTGGCTTGCTCTACAAATA TAAacttggttggatgaacaaaGGATATAAACAGTGTAATTCATCACCGTTAGCAGATCTATTAGCCTTCAGAAAG GTAAAAGCTCGGCTAGGTGGGCGTATTAGACTTATAATAACTGGAGGTGCACCCTTGAGCTCTGAGGTAGAAGAATTTTTGCGTGTTACTTCTTGTGCCTTTGTATGTCAAGGCTATG GCTTGACTGAAACTTGTGGCTCCACAACTCTTGCCTTTCCTGATGAAATGTGCATGTTGGGTACTGTTGGTCCTGTATCTGTATACAATGAATTGCAGCTCGAGGAGGTTCCAGAGATGGGCTACAATCCTCTTGGAAGTCCTCCAAGTGGTGAGATATGTCTGAGAGGGAAAAGTGTGTTCACTGGATACTACAAAGACCCTGAGTTAACAAGGGAAGCCATAAGAGATGGATGGTTTCACACAG GGGACATTGGAGAAATGCAACCTAATGGTGTTGTTAAGATTATTGATAGGAAGAAGAATCTTATAAAACTTTCTCAAGGAGAGTATGTCGCTCTTGAACATTTGGAAAATGTATATGGAATCACTCCAATAGTAGAAGAT ATATGGGTTTATGGAAATAGCTTCAAATCATCACTAGTTGCAGTGGTAGTTCCAAATGAAGAAATCACCAAGAAGTGGGCTTATTCAAATGGTCACATGGCTTCTTTCACTCAACTATGTTCTCTTGATCAATTGAAGAAACAAGTGCTATTTGAACTCAAGCTGACCGCAGAGAGAAATAAG CTGAAGGGATTTGAACATATCAAAGGGGTGATACTAGAGCCACATCCATTAGACATGGAAAGAGATTTGGTGACTGCAAcaatgaagaagagaagaaataaTATGCTCAAATATTATAAG GTTGAAATAGATGAAGTATACCGAAGTTTGGGTGAAGATAAATATAAGCTTTAA
- the LOC130731022 gene encoding nifU-like protein 1, chloroplastic, translated as MASLTSISSMMKFTVHQNLHHPHRLHHLNLAVTNFTKRTSSTIRFASSTNQNQSSSSSPSPGLYSAAKFDLTAPNVDLVLEDVRPYLISDGGNVEVVSVENGVISLKLQGACESCPSSTTTMKLGIERVLKEKFGDAVKDIVQVYDEEPKETTVEAVNNHLEILRPAIKNFGGSVQVLSVEGSDCHVDYVGPDSIGSGIKAAIKEKFPDILNVTFTTSV; from the exons ATGGCGTCTCTAACCTCCATTTCTTCGATGATGAAATTCACAGTTCATCAAAACCTTCATCACCCTCACCGTCTTCATCATCTGAATTTGGCAGTCACCAATTTCACAAAGAGAACCTCAAGCACCATCAGATTCGCTTCTTCAACCAATCAGAaccagtcttcttcttcttctccttctccggGATTGTACTCCGCCGCGAAATTCGACCTCACCGCTCCCAACGTCGACCTCGTCCTCGAAGATGTCCGGCCATATCTCATCTCCGACGGCGGCAACGTCGAAGTCGTTTCCGTCGAGAACGGCGTCATTTCTCTCAAGCTCCAAGGAGCATGCGAAAGCTGCCCTAGCTCAACCACAACCATGAAATTGGGGATCGAGCGCGTTCTCAAGGAGAAATTCGGAGATGCGGTTAAAGATATAGTGCAAGTCTATGATGAAGAACCAAAAGAAACCACTGTTGAG GCTGTGAATAATCATCTTGAGATATTGAGACCTGCTATCAAGAATTTTGGAGGGAGTGTGCAGGTGTTGTCTGTTGAAGGCAGTGACTGTcatgtggattatgttggaccTGACTCCATTGGATCAGGAATCAAAGCTGCTATCAAGGAGAAGTTTCCAGATATTCTCAATGTTACCTTCACCACCAGTGTATGA